GCCGGTCATGCGCGGACCATAGCACCGGGCATGGGCCTGGCCATGCTGCACCTGCGCGCGGCGGTGGCGCGGCGCGACCCCGGTCCTGCCGGGCAGCGAACGCAGCGCGCTGCCCGACGCGGGCCGCCACCGTCGGCGCCGCAGACAGGCACAGCGTCACGTTCCCCGCACCGGGCCGCGGACACCCAGCCACCCTCCCTTCAGTTCGACCCGGCATCGCCGCTATTCATGCGCCGGCCCCGGGACCAGCGCGATGCGTGCGTCACACGGGCGCAGGCAACCTGCCTGCCCGTCCGCCGTCACCCACCGTCGATCCCTCTTCCTTCCCCCACTCCCCCGATCCCATGCACGTTCTTTCGCATCTGCGCATCGGCCAGCGCCTCGCGCTCGGCTTCCTCACCATCATCGTGCTGATGGTCCTGCTCACCGTGGTCGGCATCCAGCGCGTGCACAGCATCGACCGGCGGCTCACCGCGATCAACGAAGTCAACAGCGTCAAGCAGCGCTACGCGATCAACTTCCGCGGCAGCGTGCACGACCGCGCCATCGCCCTGCGCGACGTGGTGCTGCTGGACGATGCGGCCAGCCGCCAGGCGACCGAACAGACCATCGACAAGCTGGCCGGCGACTATGCGCGCGCCGCGCAGCCGCTCGACGCCCTGCTCGCCGCCTCCACCGACGCCCAGGAAAAGGCAATCCTGCAGCGCATCCAGGGCATCGAGGCGCGCACCATGCCGCTGATCGCGCAGGTGCGGCAGCTGCGCGATGCCGGCGACACCGTGCAGGCGCAGGCGCTGCTGCTGCAGCAGGCGCGCCCGGCGTTCGTCGACTGGCTGGCCAGCATCAACGCCTTCATCGACCTGCAGGAAGCCAAGAACCGCCAGGCCGCCAAGGAGGCGATGGCCACCGCGCGCGGCTTCGCCCTGCTGATGGTCGGCTGCACCGTGCTGGCGCTGCTGCTGGGCACGCTGATCGCCCTGCTGCTCACCCGCCGCGTGGTCCGCCCGCTGCGGCAGGCGCTGGGCCTGGCCGAGCGTATCGGTGCCGGCGACCTGAGCAGCCCGGACACCGCCACCACCCACGACGAAGCCGGGCAGTTGCTGCGCGCCATGCAGCAGATGCAGCGGCGCCTGCACGATGTGATTTCCGCACAGCGCGAGATGGCCGCGCGCCACGACGCCGGCGCCATCAGCTACCGCATGGACGTGCAGCGCTTCCCCGGCGAGTACGGGCGCATGGTCGCCGACACCAATGCGCTGGTCGATGCGCACGTGCAGACCCAGCTGCGCATGACCGAGGTGATGGGCCGCTACGCCATCGGCGACCTCAGCCAGGACATCGCCCAGTACCCCGGCGAGAAGGCCGCGATCACCGCGGCGATGCGGCAGGTCAAGCAGAACCTGCACGCGATCAACCTGCAGATCCACACCCTGGCCGAAGCCGCCTGCGCCGGCAACTTCGCCCACCGCGGCCAGCCGGAGCAGTTCGAGCACGCCTTCCGCACCATGGTCGAGAACCTCGACACCATGATGGCCACCGCCGACGCCAACCTGGCCAAGTTCTCTGATCTGCTGCGCTGCATCGCCGACGGCGACCTCACCGTGCGCATGCGCGGCAACTTCCATGGCGTGTTCGCCGCCATGCGCGACGATGCCAACAGCACCGTGCACCGCCTCACCGATATCGTCGCGCACATCCAGCGCACCACCAACAGCATCGGCTTCGCCGCCGAGGACATCGCCAGCGGCAACCAGGAGCTGGCCAAGCGCAGCGAGCAGCAGGCGGCCAGCCTCGAAGAGACCGCCGCCTCGATGGAGGAACTGACCTCCACCGTGAAGCAGAACGCCGTGCACGCCCAGCGCGCCAACCAGCTGGCGCTGGGCGCGGCCGGCGTGGCCAGCGAAGGGCGCGACGTGGTCGGCCAGGTGGTGGCGACCATGGACGGCATCCAGGCCGCCTCCCGGCGCATCGCCGACATCATCGCGGTGATCGACGGCATCGCCTTCCAGACCAACATCCTCGCCCTCAACGCCGCGGTGGAAGCCGCCCGCGCTGGCGAGCAGGGCAAGGGCTTCGCGGTGGTGGCCGCGGAGGTCGGCACGCTCGCGCACCGTTCGGCCGGCGCGGCCAAGGAGATCAAGACCCTGATCGACGACTCGGTGCAGCGCGTGGCCCACGGCGCCACGCTGGTGCACCAGGCCGGCGCCACCATGGACCAGGTGGTGGCCAGCGTGCAGCACGTCACCGACCTGATGGGCCAGATCTCCGCCGCCTCGCACGAACAGGCCAACGGCATCGCCCAGGTCAACCAGACCATCGCGCGCATGGACGAGACCACCCAGCAGAACGTGGCGCTGGTGGAAGAAGCCAGCACCGCGGCGCGCTCGCTGGAGGAGCAGTCGGCGCAGCTCACCCAGGCGGTGGAAGTGTTCAAGGTCGGCGCCTACGTCTGACCACGCGCGGGCGGCCGCGCCGTCCGCCCAGGTGGCGACGCGCGGTTGGCCGCCCCCAGCGCGTGAACGCCAGGTGTCGGGCGATGCCGGCCATCGCATCGGTTGCCATGGCCGGCGCCGGCGCAAGCGGTACGATGGCGGCCTCCCACGTTCGCCCCCTCCCCGGAACCGCATGAAGGCTGGCCTCCCCGACGCCGCCGCGACGGCATGAGCCGCGCGTCGCACCGCGCGCGCGCCGCGGCCGAGACCCGCAGCGAACGCTGGCAGCGCTGGATCGCCTGGCTGCTCAGCGCGCTGCTGCATGTGCTGATGGCGCTCGCCCTGCTGTACGCGGCCAAGCCCACCATGTCCACCCCGCAGGGCGCTGCCGGCGGCAGCCGGATCCGCGTGGACTTCCTCGGCGACAGCGACAAGCCGGTGAAGCCGCTTCCGCCCAAGCCCAGCCCGCCGCCGGCGTCCGCCGCACCCAAGCGCACGCGGGCCACCACCACCGTGCAATCCACCCTGGTCGCGCAGTCCGACGACCCGGTGCCGCCGCCCGATCGCACCGACACGCCGAAAGCGGCGGACACGCCCGCGCCCGCCCCGATGCCACAGCCGCGTCCGGCACCGCCGGCACCCACCCCACCCGCAGACGCTCCGGCGCCGAGCCCGGCGCAGACCGCCGACAGCAATCCGCCGCCGCCGACCGAGCGGCGCCCGCAGACCTGGACCGGGCGCCCGCCCGGCGCGCTCGACACCGACACCGCGCCGGACAACAGCGGCCTGGCCGCCGGCCCCGGCAGCCGCGGCAACCGCCACGACATGGACGCGGCCCAGCCCAGCCTCGAAGTCGGCGGCTACCTGGTCTATTACGACCTGGGCAGCGAGAGCCAGCTGCGCACCTGGCAGCAACAGGGCATGAAAGAGATGTTCATCCTGCTGCCCGGCACTCAGTACCGCATGGTCTGCCCACTGGAGATCGCGCTCACCCGCGGCTCCGGCAAGTGCCGCGCCCTGCCGCCGGACTCGCCGGAATTGAAGGACATCGGCGATGCCCGCCAGGTCATCACCATGCTGCAGGTCTACCACCAGGGCGAACTGGTCTGGC
This genomic stretch from Xanthomonas sacchari harbors:
- a CDS encoding methyl-accepting chemotaxis protein, giving the protein MHVLSHLRIGQRLALGFLTIIVLMVLLTVVGIQRVHSIDRRLTAINEVNSVKQRYAINFRGSVHDRAIALRDVVLLDDAASRQATEQTIDKLAGDYARAAQPLDALLAASTDAQEKAILQRIQGIEARTMPLIAQVRQLRDAGDTVQAQALLLQQARPAFVDWLASINAFIDLQEAKNRQAAKEAMATARGFALLMVGCTVLALLLGTLIALLLTRRVVRPLRQALGLAERIGAGDLSSPDTATTHDEAGQLLRAMQQMQRRLHDVISAQREMAARHDAGAISYRMDVQRFPGEYGRMVADTNALVDAHVQTQLRMTEVMGRYAIGDLSQDIAQYPGEKAAITAAMRQVKQNLHAINLQIHTLAEAACAGNFAHRGQPEQFEHAFRTMVENLDTMMATADANLAKFSDLLRCIADGDLTVRMRGNFHGVFAAMRDDANSTVHRLTDIVAHIQRTTNSIGFAAEDIASGNQELAKRSEQQAASLEETAASMEELTSTVKQNAVHAQRANQLALGAAGVASEGRDVVGQVVATMDGIQAASRRIADIIAVIDGIAFQTNILALNAAVEAARAGEQGKGFAVVAAEVGTLAHRSAGAAKEIKTLIDDSVQRVAHGATLVHQAGATMDQVVASVQHVTDLMGQISAASHEQANGIAQVNQTIARMDETTQQNVALVEEASTAARSLEEQSAQLTQAVEVFKVGAYV